The region TATGAGTTGGGATTGCCGGAAGAGTCCCATATTGCTGTGCCAGATGGGGTTGAACCTGCTGCCTTATTTCCTTTGGCCATAGGGACGCTGATGGACGCTGCTGCAGCGCTGAATGATGCTGTAGACGTCGAGAGCGGCCTAGGGCAGGACCTACGGGACGAAATTGGCTTTGCAGCCAGCTTCTTCGACGCCTACCTAGATTCTCGATTTGATACTAACGTATCTCGAGAAGTCACGCTGCTCGCATCTGCTAGCTATTTTTTGGGTCAGCGTCCGGGAAGCAGCCTGGTGCTTTCCCGGCGGCTTTTGGCCGAAGGTGTCAATGCAGTTGAGCACCTGACGATGTGGGTATTGCAAGCTGACTGGCGTCGTCCTCCTAATTTGGCTGAGCATTGGCTCACGGAGCTTCTGTACGAGTTATCCTTTCGGCTAATGGGTCACTTCAACGACGGCGCTTCGCCCGAGCTTGTACTTGAATTATTGAATAAAATTCGTCGATTGACCTATGCCAGCGGCACTTCCCGGGAAGTTCTTTTAGCCGAAGTTACTGCTGCGGTGATTAAGCTGCGCATGGCTGGTTCTGCTTGGACGTTGTTGCCGGACTTCAGTGGCTTGGACAGTTCTGCTTGGGCGGAGGCAATCCGTCGCCCTGGCTTCCCAAAGGAACTGTGGCCTTCCCAGAAGCTGCTCGGAAGAGCTGAGCTGTTCGCTGGTAAGTCAGGGTTAGTCCAAATGCCTACTAGCGCAGGCAAAACACGCTCCGTCGAAATCATACTTCGAAGTGCTTTCTTGAGCGACCGGACGCGAGTTGCCGTACTCGTAGCACCGTTTCGTGCGTTGTGCCACGAGATTGCTACTTCGCTTCGTCATGCGTTCAAGGGTGAGGACGTCAAGGTGAATGAGCTTTCTGACGCCCTACAACTAGATTTTTCCGAGCAGTTGGCCGAATTGTTTGGCCAGGCAGCCCCAACAACCCGACACCTAATGGTATTGACACCGGAGAAGTTTTTGTATGTGCTCAGGCAAGAGCCGTCTTTGGTTGCTCATATTGGATTGGTAGTTTATGACGAGGGCCACCAGTTCGATACTGGTCCACGTGGCATTACCTATGAGCTTCTATTGACCGAAATTAAGGGGTTGCTTCAAGAATCGGCACAGACCGTTCTTATATCCGCTGTCATCAGGAACGCGCAGGCAGTCGGGACTTGGTTAATTGGTAATGAACCAAATGTGGTGGACGGAAGCGGGCTGCTATCTACTGCTCGCTCAGTCGCATTTGCGACTTGGAGCGAGCGCCTCGGTCAATTATTGTTCTTTGAATCAGATAACTATATGCATCCGGACTATTTCGTTCCCAGGAGTATTGAGGCCGAAGAGCTGGAATCGCGTCCGAGAGAACGTACGAAACGAGTATTTCCACAAAAGGGAACTGATGCGTGGAAAGACGTTTCGCTTTACCTGGGTATTCGCTTGGCACCTAGTGGTGCCGTAGCCGTGTTCTGCGGTAGAAAGGATACTGCGAGTGGCTTGGCCGAACGTGCGGTTGAAATTTACGAACGAGGTTTCAAGCTCCCAGCGCCTGCTTTGGCGTCAGATGCTAGTGAAACTCAACGTTTAACTCATTTAGCAACGCAAAACTTTGGCCCGGACTCTATGGTAGCTAAGGCTGCAGCGCTTGGCGTTTTTGTCCACCATGGAACTACGCCACAAGGATTGCGGTTGTCGATTGAGCACGCGATGCAGAGCGAGCTAATCAAGCTCGTGATTTGTACTTCGACCCTGGCGCAAGGTGTCAATTTGCCGATTCGGTATCTCATCGTATCAGGCGTAAATCAAGGTGCTGAACGAATCAAGACACGGGACTTCCAGAACCTGATTGGTCGTGCCGGTCGAGCAGGCATGCATACAGAAGGACTTGTCCTTTTTGCTGACCCAAAGGTCATCGACAATAAAGGGGAGCGGTGGCGTCTGGAGGCGGCTGTCGGATTATTGAAGGCAGAGAATTCCGAAGAGACGTCTAGCTCGCTCCTCAACTTGCTGGCACCCATCGAGGCCCCCGATGGCAATAACGTCCTACCAAT is a window of Herbaspirillum hiltneri N3 DNA encoding:
- a CDS encoding DEAD/DEAH box helicase — its product is MKPEINSRRYFGITRSKGKMYELGLPEESHIAVPDGVEPAALFPLAIGTLMDAAAALNDAVDVESGLGQDLRDEIGFAASFFDAYLDSRFDTNVSREVTLLASASYFLGQRPGSSLVLSRRLLAEGVNAVEHLTMWVLQADWRRPPNLAEHWLTELLYELSFRLMGHFNDGASPELVLELLNKIRRLTYASGTSREVLLAEVTAAVIKLRMAGSAWTLLPDFSGLDSSAWAEAIRRPGFPKELWPSQKLLGRAELFAGKSGLVQMPTSAGKTRSVEIILRSAFLSDRTRVAVLVAPFRALCHEIATSLRHAFKGEDVKVNELSDALQLDFSEQLAELFGQAAPTTRHLMVLTPEKFLYVLRQEPSLVAHIGLVVYDEGHQFDTGPRGITYELLLTEIKGLLQESAQTVLISAVIRNAQAVGTWLIGNEPNVVDGSGLLSTARSVAFATWSERLGQLLFFESDNYMHPDYFVPRSIEAEELESRPRERTKRVFPQKGTDAWKDVSLYLGIRLAPSGAVAVFCGRKDTASGLAERAVEIYERGFKLPAPALASDASETQRLTHLATQNFGPDSMVAKAAALGVFVHHGTTPQGLRLSIEHAMQSELIKLVICTSTLAQGVNLPIRYLIVSGVNQGAERIKTRDFQNLIGRAGRAGMHTEGLVLFADPKVIDNKGERWRLEAAVGLLKAENSEETSSSLLNLLAPIEAPDGNNVLPISTENMLQAYFKRGNELQAWAAEIAEANKQLGFNYRSLIKEISSRQRQLSALESYLMANRGVDSFEIMLSKVRDLAASTLAYSLADAAARESLMRLFELSATYIEELVPDTAEQATYAKTLLSAFDGRKVEAWVQEHEATLRALQTSDAWLEAVWPLLNSLVDDTLLTGMEPAGISIQLAREWMRGASYRELITLAQDVKASKPWGESKRRKLNEADVLQYLEGCLGFDCPLVAAAIGQFLFGIAGLDSQEAGPLNEFQKSLAYGLPNKLAVSAYEAGMADRCIAQNIALELFLDGYDGFSFRAALPEYRDLVAAVLEDYPSYFGTVLESI